The Cryomorphaceae bacterium 1068 genome segment GCAAAACGAGACCATTTTGACGGCTGAGCATCACAAACTTTTGCAAACCTCGTATGCATTGCGAAACGGCGCCGAAACCAGTTATGCCTATGGCCAAGTATTGGGCGAGTATGAGGGTATTAGAGAAGAAAGCCACGGCGGCCTCGATTATGACTGGGGCTATGAATCTTTTTATGCTAGATTTCCCGAATACAATCTCACTTACGTTTTTTTCAAAAACAATCCAGAGTTGGATCGCAAGGCATCTCTTCTCGCTATTTCTTCTATGATCTTCAAAAAAGAGATTGCGAGCAGGCCGTCCTCACAAAACAATGAAAAGACCGAGCATCGAGAAAGCATTTATCCCGAATCACTGATTAATAGCCCGTCCAAATACAAGAGATCGAAAAAGCTGGCGGCTTTCGTAGGAACATACTACAGCGAGACCATCGACGCCACTTACTTCCTATCGCTTGATGACAATAATAGCCTGATGCTGAATGCAGGCAATTTAGATGAGATGGAACTCTCGTGGATCGATAAAACTACGGCCAAGGCACCACTCTACCATATCAATAGCTTGCAGCTATCCGGTCGCACTCCGGTGTTGAAATTCCGTGTAGAAAACAAAGAAGCAACTGGATTTCTTCTAGACTCAGGCGGTGCCAACAATATTGAATTCAGTAGGATAGTGCCAGATTAAGGCAAAAAGTCAAAGGGTACAACCCGAGTTCGACCTATCCTGCATCGCGCCAAGACGAAGCTTTGTTCATTCGAAAACAGTAAATGAAACCCAAGTTTGTCTCACACGTATGTTACTTAACCCCTTAACTAGTAATCGTGTGCAGAATACCTCCTAGAGTAGAAGTACTCATCGACAACGGACATCCACCTTACTCCCTTTGCTGCGGTACGGACAAGCAACTCACTTTTGATCATGTATACCCTAAAAGCAAGGGTGGTCCTGATTGCAATAGCAACGGACAGATTCTTTGCCGCAGGTGCAATGGTACCAAAGGAAGTATGATTCTTTCCATTCCCGAATTGCACGAGTATATGTTTATTCGCAAAGAAGCCAAGGCTA includes the following:
- a CDS encoding HNH endonuclease yields the protein MCRIPPRVEVLIDNGHPPYSLCCGTDKQLTFDHVYPKSKGGPDCNSNGQILCRRCNGTKGSMILSIPELHEYMFIRKEAKAIPWYEPYRLTA